A genomic segment from Nicotiana tabacum cultivar K326 chromosome 7, ASM71507v2, whole genome shotgun sequence encodes:
- the LOC107763816 gene encoding uncharacterized protein LOC107763816 → MAFVSFLGRALFVSVFVLSAYQEFSEFGADGGPAAKALRPKFNIFSKHVATHTGFQVPHVEMKHLILGAIVMKGLGSLLFIFGSSLGAYILLLHQAIASPILYDFYNYDVDKKEFVQLFFKFSQNLALLGALLFFIGMKNSMPRRSSKKKAPKSKTN, encoded by the exons ATGGCGTTCGTATCTTTCCTTGGAAGAGCTCTCTTCGTATCAGTCTTCGTTCTCTCTGCCTATCAAGA GTTCAGTGAGTTTGGGGCTGATGGCGGGCCAGCAGCAAAAGCATTGAGACCAAAGTTCAATATTTTCTCAAAGCATGTGGCAACACACACTGGATTTCAAGTACCACATGTAGAG ATGAAACATCTTATTCTGGGGGCCATAGTAATGAAGGGTCTTGGAAGCCTTCTGTTCATCTTTGGCAGCTCTCTTGGAGCTTATATTCTG CTGCTGCATCAAGCCATTGCTTCCCCCATCTTGTATGATTTCTACAACTATGATGTTGACAAGAAAGAATTTGTTCAACTCTTTTTCAAGTTCTCTCAG AACTTGGCATTGCTTGGTGCACTCCTCTTCTTCATTGGCATGAAGAACTCTATGCCCAGGAGATCCTCAAAGAAGAAGGCTCCCAAGTCAAAAACAAATTAA
- the LOC107794476 gene encoding 1-aminocyclopropane-1-carboxylate oxidase homolog yields MAYIHSIYKMVVSNTQQIQENFPQNYDKNSELKAFDDTKAGVKGLVDAGITEVPRIFIHPEGSGKSPSLEEKHFIFPFIDLENMNNDLVKHKEMVKQIGDASETWGFFQVINHGIPVSVLDEMLRGARRFFEQDIEIKKQYYHRDYTQRVAYNSNFDLYSPKAISVNWSDSLYSTMGPDPLNPEELPEACREITMEYSHHVEKMGCTLLELMSESLGLKPSHLNEMECSEGLSILCNYYPACPQPELVIGLSKHTDNDFFTVLLQDDLGGLQVLHQNQWVDVPPTPGALVINIGDVLHLISNDKYKSVEHRALSKKVGPRISIASFFSSGPLPSSRLYGPIEELLSEENPPKYRATTLKEFYDYFSQEGLDGTSNLSHLRI; encoded by the exons ATGGCTTATATACATTCAATATACAAAATGGTTGTTTCAAACACACAACAAATTCAGGAAAATTTCCCACAAAACTATGATAAAAACAGTGAACTTAAAGCCTTTGATGACACAAAAGCCGGTGTCAAAGGCCTCGTTGATGCTGGAATTACTGAAGTACCTCGGATATTCATCCATCCAGAGGGTTCGGGGAAGTCCCCGAGCCTCGAGgaaaaacattttatttttccatttatAGACCTTGAAAACATGAACAATGATCTTGTCAAGCACAAAGAGATGGTTAAACAAATTGGAGATGCATCAGAGACATGGGGTTTCTTTCAAGTGATCaatcatggtattccagtgtccgtCCTGGACGAAATGTTGCGAGGAGCACGTCGTTTTTTTGAGCAAGATATTGAAATTAAAAAGCAATATTACCATAGAGATTATACACAGAGGGTGGCTTATAATAGCAATTTTGATCTGTATAGTCCTAAAGCTATATCAGTAAATTGGAGTGACTCACTTTATTCCACAATGGGTCCTGATCCTCTTAACCCTGAGGAATTGCCTGAGGCATGCAG GGAAATAACAATGGAGTACTCACATCATGTAGAGAAAATGGGGTGCACTTTGCTTGAGTTAATGTCAGAGTCTCTTGGTCTAAAACCAAGCCATCTCAACGAAATGGAATGTTCTGAGGGTCTTAGCATTTTGTGCAATTACTACCCAGCATGTCCACAGCCAGAACTAGTTATAGGCCTCAGCAAACATACAGACAATGACTTCTTCACTGTCCTTTTGCAAGACGATCTCGGCGGCCTCCAAGTTCTTCACCAGAATCAATGGGTTGATGTTCCTCCTACACCTGGAGCTTTAGTGATCAATATTGGCGACGTTCTCCAC CTCATATCAAATGACAAGTACAAAAGTGTAGAGCATAGAGCATTGTCAAAAAAAGTTGGTCCAAGAATATCTATAGCAAGCTTCTTCAGTTCAGGGCCATTGCCATCTTCCAGATTGTATGGGCCAATTGAGGAGCTGTTATCAGAAGAGAATCCTCCAAAGTATCGCGCAACTACATTGAAGGAATTCTATGACTATTTCAGCCAGGAAGGGCTTGATGGGACTTCCAATCTGTCTCATCTCAGAATCTAA